CTCCAAAAATTTCAGAGAACTTCAATATAACACTCCCATCCTCTATGCATAAAACTGGGAGGGAAGTTGCAGTTTTAGACTCAAGTTGCTCTTCAGCAACCATTTCTTTCTGCTTCAATAGAAAAGTAGGCAGATAAGGCTAAGAGATCATTTGAAACAACTATAGGATTATGAATAGAAATAAGTGTGAGTAATTTGCAAATGCAAGGGACTGGTGTATGACTGAAAATTTAAACTCAGCCCCATCCATCAGCACACTTCCAATGTCTTCtagcaataaaaatattttacagAACCCATGATAATTTTCCCAAAATGAGTGTAAGCAAGGTCCACAGAAAACTCCTGTCTCATCAAACATTTCCCAAACCTAAACTGATTTTTTTATGTGACAGGAGAGATACTCAAAAACAATTAACCATGAACTAAATTCTGGTTTGACAATAATTCCAACTATACATGCCATGCGGCTATCCAGTTTTGTTCAAGAGGGATGGAAACAGTtctacaaaaagaaaaaacagcaaAAATACCTGAAAAGCTTCACTTTCAAAACTTTCTTCTGGTTCTGATAACGAACTAGACATCTTTTCAACAGCAAGGTTGTCATTTGACGGTGCCATATCCAGTTGCTCAGCTGAAGCTACAATTAAATAGATAAAGGGAGAGAAGTGTCAgtgaaaggagagagaagaagtgGAACAAGTTCTAATACCAGAACAATGAAGGTAAAGTACAGTTAGGGATGCACTCCATTATTACCtgaagtgcagttttgcacaaTATTATCACTAGGCAAATCATTATCATTTGGTGGTTCTTCATCCTCATCGTAGTTCTCCTCATCAAACACTGAAACTTTACTATTGACCGAAGCATAAACTGCATTTGAAGAGAAGTAATCTTTTTTGGATAGCAAATGGTCCTCCTCTGTAGCTGCTTCAACTTCAGGTCCATCATATTCTTCATCAATATCTTCATAATCAACAGCATCTTCTGCTTTTGCATCATAGTCTACAGGACAGTAAAAGGATCAGGCATCAATTATTTTATATGATTTGGTATAGAACAGAAACTGGAGCTGCCAGAAAGGGCAGAAAATAATGAATTGTTATAAACAGGGTTAGGCGaagaaacaataaaaatatgcaTTATAGAGTTACGAACTTGCGATTTACCTTGCTCAGAAGGATCAGTTGGTGCTGCAGAAGGCTTGATCAGCTATATAAGAAAACGACAGTATTAACTTGTTTGACAAGGAAAATATAAGTCAAATTAACTTAACAATGATTATAAGATAGCATACATCAATGTCTTTCAAAGATGGGCCAAGCTTGTCCGCCAGTGCAAAAAGGTGCTCCTTTGCATCCTGGTAAATCAAGGAAAATAGAAGTGATACAACAGAAATGCGGCTATAACTTATTTCATTGTATACAATACTAACTCTATCCAATGGTGTGGACGTGTGGTAACAAAATCAATACTGACACATTATTAGTTTGTGGGGTATAAGATGCTCAGTACTTATGTTGGATCCTATCAAGAAATTGGTAACTctaattagaaaaatatataaaagttaaatgttcagggaaaaaaataaaggacTCATGTTAAATAAAATGTAGTGAATGGACCGCCATTAGAGGTAGGTCCATGCTGCTGTAGTGCCAAGAAATTAACTTATGATGGTGAGTGGTGAGATGAAAGGACTACATCCATACTGCCAAAACAATAATCCCTACGTCCCAAATTATAGGGCGTCCTTGTATCAAGGAAAATCAAACTCAAtaaattttgactaataattacACTAGCTATATCTATGCTAAGTATGATGCATGTTATATCATTatatttgtattttaaaatactttatTGTGATACTTATTTTATAGTTGTTTGATAacataatatgaaataaattaatggtcaGAGTATGTCATTGTAgaccgtgtaaaaaaatataggccttataatttgggacggagggagtacatcaatATTACATTGAGCAAACTTTTTATTTTGCATATATTCCTCCTACACTGCTGTAAATTTACCCAATCCTTTAATTTGCACACTCTGTCCACATCTCAGTGTAAAGGAATTGTGTGAATCATTCAGTGGCAAATAAAAAATTGCCTCCCACCTAACAAGTTCTTTACTGGACTATATCATCTAGGAGAAATCACAGGGTATCCACACAGAAATGCTAACTAACATGCATATTCTGCAGTATATCTGCTAGAGGCagcatgatatttttttattaaaaaaacatgtaacAAAAAAAGGATATTCCACCATTTCAAAAATTGTTCAACTACCTCGTCGAGATAGTCAGCATCCAAGTCACCAGAATCATCAACATTGCCGAACATGAAGCCCAAGAAGTGATTCCCTCCACCAGGTTCATCATaatcctcatcatcatcgtcatctgCAAAGGATAACAAAAATAGCAACAGCATAACTGGTTGGATCAATTAACTCAGTACTAATTGATCAAGTCTAATCAACACTCATCAATTATTATGGCAAATCAATAATCCAGATTGTAGAAGAAAAGGACAAAACAATTAAAACTTAAAAGCAATTTTGTCCATCCCCACACTGCAACTCACATCCTAAAATTATTGTCCACAAAAACAGATGGTGTTATTATGAATTCAGATTTTAAAGAATTGACATCTCATCAACAAAGTCAAATTCGGAACTTAGAAAGACTGATAAAAAAGGCTCGCAGAATGATGCTAAACTCTTGTAATGCAACATGTATAAACAGAAGAATGTTGCTTTGCAGCCATAAACGATTCTCAGAGGGTTCATGTGATCTTTTGGCAATTGAGAATCTTAGACAGTCCGTTGTTTCATTCTACAGCTTCACTTCCCTAGTAGACACAGGAATGAGCACCATGCATGCTGCATTGAAAATTCACTTGGCTAAAGTATGCCCTTATCCAGCTAAAGGATCTTTTTTAATTCATCATTACTATATGTATTATGAATTCCATATTTAGATGAGGAAACTGGAGTACAACTGGACATGGAATTCTGCTCTCtaaaatgaatatatatatatagtaatcaGTTGTGGCAATAGTTGCATGATCTTGGGCATCTCGTTTTACCCAGATTGGTTGGCTATCCAGTCACAATTCAAAACGGAAAGAATACATAACTATTTATATAGTAAAAGATACTAGCATGCTGGTATTCCTTCAGGGCTTAGAAAGTTCATGACAATTGATAAGACAGCACGGGGAGCTTGCTGAAAGAAACAGCTTTTGTCCAAACCCCTCCtaaactttcaaaaaaaaatgatcatctaatcatatatatataggacaccaGACAGCAAATCTGCAGCTCATCAAATCCAACCTTCATTACCAGGCACCGAATTTACAGCGTAATGTGTAAGCCTGGCcacagaaaaaacacaaaagTACACAAGCGCGCGGACCGAATCGCATCAAAACCCTGCCTCCTCGTCGCAGCAATTCACAACCCTAGACAGTCCCACCCGGGGATCGAAGCTCGCGTCGCGGGACCACAGAAACCAAACCAAAAGGCAACAAGCTCCGTGGAATCGAGCTTACCTGCGGCACTGGTGGTCGGGTTCTCGTCCTcgcggcgctcgccgtcgcccatGGCTTCCGCCACCGCCCCACCAACAACAACGACGAGGACGCCTCCGCGCCGCGACGGCGCAAGCCGCGGCCGCAAACCCTAGACCGccagacccccccccccccaccgccGGGCGCGCAggccaccgaaaccctagcgacgCTAACGGTGGAATTCGCCGGGCGCTGGACCGGAGCTGAGCGCAGCCAATTACTCCCAAatataaataaacaaaaaattCGCCAGGAGAGGAGCGCGTCGCGGAGAGGTGGAGTCCAGCCAGGGACCGGGGGGGGGGGCGATTCCCCTCGATCCGCGCCACGTACGGGCCTCCAACGTCAGTCGCACGAATCTCAAAgcgcgatggcggcggggaCAGCGTCGtccgcgtcgacggcggcgccggggtcctgcacgaaggcggcggcggcggcgaggagggtggcggcggaggggcgggGAGGAAGggtgggggggggagggggatcgCGAGAGCGGCGGAGGTATCGGTGAGAGGAGAGGGCTCGGTTGCCGAATGCGGGGTGCGGATCGGGGGCGGCGCGGGTGGGGGGTGCGGGCGCAGGCGGGCCGGGCTGGCGTGAGATCTGGGCCGTTTACGCGGTGGGAACCGACGTTAGATTGGAGGGCCCAATCTTCCCACTAGATGGGCCGTCACTCTTTTTATAGCAGCCCATGGGCGGACGGATCACCTCTCTCCAGCCCTTTTCTGGGAGAGATTTAAATATTTACCACTTTGTGACAATTAACTATCTGTCACTTGTCACTGGACCCCTATGTCAAAGACACATGAGAGCTGTTATTTATATATGAGTGACTAATAGTTAAACACCAAATCTAAACATGGCtaatagttactccctccgtcccataatataagggatttaaagttttttttgcttgtaacgtttgaccactcgttttattcaaaaaattttgaaattattatttattttatttgtgacttactttattatccacagtactttaagcacaacttttcgttttttatatttgaaaaaaaaatagaataagacgaatggtcaaacgttacaagcaaaaactcaaaatcctttatattgtaggaacggagggagtagacacTTAGACGCCCCCGTCTTCTGATTGTCCCCAGTCCCACAACTCAACTCTGGTCGCTATTCACACATAACATGTTGATGTAACCTTTTGGCAGATTGGACTTGTAgtgaactactccctctgtcccaaaataagtgtagccatAATTTTCAGCGCCcaactttgaccattcgtcttatttgaaaaaaatttgaaaaaaaaaataaaaacataagtcacgagtaaagtactattcatattttatcatcttataacaacaaaattgttaattataaaaaaatttcaaataagacagacgatcaaagttgggcgcGGAAACTCATgtctgcacttattttgggacggaggtagtactaataTAAATTTTGCAAACTTATAAACCCTAGATTGAAAGTTTATGGGCCTAAATAAATCATTTAAGGCCCTTTCGAACGTAGGAATCTTATAGGAATTCCACAGGAATTATAGTTCAATTCCTGAAAAAATCCTCCATTCCAAAAGAGGCCCTATACAAGTTGGGAAAATAGTACTagaacgttttttttttcttccaggtGTGAAATACACCCTGGCTGTGGTACATCACTGTACTGAAGCACAGTATACATGTGACAACTATATCTTCATAACAGGGAGAGGAATTCCAAGCAAAAACTTCTGCTGGGTCTAATCTATGCAGGTATCGGTGAATGGCATTTTACAAAGACTTTTGTAGAATTGACAGCTATACTTTGGCTACAAAGGTTTTGATGTAATTTTAGGCTACGGCTTCTGCCCAGAAAACATGATGAACGACCTCTGGACCTTGCTGCTGTAATTAACAAGACCGCAGGATTTGCACAAGTCTTCGAGCTCTCCTTCGGTGAAGTAATTGTAGCTGGTGTTAACTGGTCCAACAATCTGCAGTATATAAAGCAGCAATGTGAGTATGACTGCATAAGCTCATAGGGTTAGATAAGCAGAAAATAAGTAGAAAAAGTTACCTGTCTCAGTGGCCGCAACGCTTCAACAGAGAAGGGATTGTTCCTGGGAGAAGATAAGAAGGTTGTTGCTACAAAGACACCACCAGGCCTCAGGACTCGACTTATTTCAGCCACCTGATAATTAAACAGGAGCAGAAGAACAGAGATTCAGGTGAAAGCAGTTTAAAGTGATGACAGTTTTACAGAACAATTCATTATCATAAATCTGGAGACTCCAATACTGCTATACAGACCAAATTAGTCACCTTAATCATGAGAGCAAATTGGACAGATACTAACCGCATTCGAAGGGGAGGGCCAGCAGTGGATAGCAGCTCCAGCATGAATGGCATCAATTGAAGATGAAGCAAAAGGGAGTCTCGAAATATCTGCCCTTACAAGAGCAAGATTTCTGTGTAAGCATAAGAGGAAAACAGTTAGTTGTGCACCTGGCATGAACTAAATAAAGATTGGAGTATTTGTCTTAAAAAGCACCAGATGGAGAAAATAGAATTCTGTGTCAATTGCAGTTCATTTGGATGTTAATCACGTAATTTTTGTGTTGCCTGGTAATTGATGCATAGATTAAATTAAACTACATAAACTAGTAACTTCAAACAGACAAAGTGATGCTCTGCAAAATGCTTaattgataatatatttatgttAGAAGTGGTTAAGGTTATGTCTTGTTTCATTTGTGTGACATATGCTGTAATTTTTTGTACTCACACGAAAAGCAGAAAGGATATTAACGAAATTCAGAGACATGAAGAAGAGAGCTCACGTGTTTACAAGAGTATCATCTTGCTGAATAAATTCATAACACTGGCAAAGCATATTCTCGGAGAAGTCCAAAGCAATCACAGCTGAGTACGATCCAGATTTTGCAAATTTTCTTGTGAACAAGCCACTGCCACAGCTTACATCAAGAAGTACACCACCAGCAACTGATTGGAAATAATCTTGAGCCATTTGAAACTGATGAAACCAACAACAGATCAGAAAAACATACATAAGAAATGATTATGTTCTATAGTAAACACTTGGTGAATTAACATTGCTTCTTTACTTATTGAAACAGAAATATATTACACCACAGGTCACGTTGGCTAGACTTTGTTATTTAGTAACGCCGAGATATCAAACAACGAAGGGAATGTCCTAGAAATGAACCTCTTCGTCAAGTCCAGGGAATCCACTTCGATTGAAATTTTGACGCCACCCTCTTTCATAAAGAAATGAGACGAGTGGGCTCCTGAACAGCTCAGTTCTAGCTGGCTTCAATTCACTATATTCTTTTGTTCCAGAAGTGACAGTGAGATCCAAGAAGATATCTTTGCTGGTGAATGACTTGTTGCACTTTGAACATTTGAACCCAGACCTATAAATTGATGGCCTGGAGCATGCATAAAAGGAACATATCATAAATGCCAATCTAACAAAACATGCAAAACATAATGTAGAAATGAAATTGTACGTACAAGTTTATGCCCGATGGGCCTTTCCTTATCAATGGCTCATAGCAAACAGGGCATGCAAACACCTCGGCTTCTGAATTGTTACTCTGCGGTACTTTGTTTTCCTATTAAGTGTAAAACACAGAGACAATCaattcttcagttttttttttaataatggaattcATTCCAGCCTTTGCTTCAAAGAAGCTACAGCCAAATTCTTTAGTTTCACACAGAACGAAAAAGGCTATCGTTATTGTCAGGTTGGAACTCCAAAAGTCCAAGATATAACACACAAACAGCAGGGCAGGGTCTAATGAGAAACATCAGACATTCAGACGCAATGTGATTATTGACAAGCCCATCTCTGCCCCAGCATACGTGGGCACCTTGAATAAGCAGAAGTCAAAACCACCATGGTATATGTAGGTGCCCCGTTACTGCTAGTCATCATCAGCATGTACCCGAAACCCAATTTACCCAAGTGGTCACTAGTCTCAAGTCTCAAAAAACTTATAGGTCCATAAGTCCATGTAACTTCTCAGCTGATCATCCACAGATAATGTATCTTGTCAGTATTCTACGAAGCTTCTTTGCAGATATATGGCCTCCTATGCACTTATAGCAAAGAAGAGATAGAAACAGCTAACCATTTACAGCAGAGGCAAGAAATCGCCTCAgtgcgcaagaaaaaaaaaagaatcgctGCGAGATTTCCACTAGCTCCAGACCACCTAGTAGCTGACCTGCTGCCAGGTCCGCATAACGCCGAACACCTGTCAGGCAAAGGGGCGGCAACATCAAATGACTTAAAACTCACCGGCTCGACGGCGATCGCGGCGGCCTCGACAGCCACCCGGCgagcggggaggcggcggtggccaagGAGGCGGAGCGGGGCTCGGGCCCGCGGGAGCTGGAGCGAGGCGCCGGAGGAgcaggaggccgcggcggctgctCTGACCGCGAGCTCCATGGTCGGGCGCAGCGCACGCACGATTGATGATTTCACTTGCAACGTTGCACGGGAAAAAAGACGAGAGGCGACGCTTAGGTAAGttcggtggggggggggggggggggaaacccGCGGTTGTGGCGGGAGAGCGTCGGCGTGGCGCGAGCCGCGGCCGTTCGCgcggtgccggtgccggtgTGGTTTTTGCTCCGATGGGtcgcggattttttttttccttctcgtATGGCCCTGTTTAagtttccaaaataaaaaaattcacgCTGTAACATCGAGCGTTTGAACAAATGCATAGAGGattaaatgtaggaaaaaatatacaaattacgtgtaaattgcaagacgaatcttttaagtctaattgcgtcatgatttgacaatgtgatgctacagtaaacatttgctaatgatggaataattaggcttaataaattcatctcgcggttttctagcggaatctgtaatttgttttgttattagacaacatttaatacttcaaatgtgtgtctgtatatccgatgtgataaccaaacctaaaaattttccccaactaaacaaggccaatTTACGTGACTCATTCGCGTGCCAGATGCCACGTCTCAGGTCTCAACTCCAATTACCACGCGCTTACGATACCTGGCTAAGTTTACAGTGTAACATACGATTAGTGAAGTATtttactattttaaattttaatataaattgatgtattttaaaatattttttatattttttaaaaaaacatgatgtCTGGTCGCTTGAGAAATGTGCATGCAAAAATGAGAGCTTTCTCTTCTATATGTCTGACAGAGAAACATCGTTGATTGCCCACGACGATGAGATCGAGCAACCGGAGCCTGAGTTCCAAACTTCCAATAGCATAGAAATGTCCAACCCCTTTCTGGATTCAGCCAGGGAGCATGTGTACAGATGTGAGTCCGTGGTTGGAAGAAAAATAATGAAACATGTGGTTCATATAGGTTTAGATCGATCGCTCGGAAATGTAACATTCTACTCCTGTCGTGTTCATCTTTGGATCTCTTATTTGCAAAGTTACAAGATTTGGGAAAGCTTTTCTCTGGCTAATTCAACTGGATATTGAGTTGAAGTTTTGATATGGGATCTCTCTCCGTTGTCTTGGTCCTCCTCTTGTAGTTATAGCTAACATTGTATGGGGATAGAGATgctcagattcgttgtactagattgTGTCACATTTTTATTAAGTACTGTAAgtttattttgaaacgaagATGATAAGTTTGTTGCAACGTATGGCAGTTGTTAATAGTTGAGGAAAATTTCGCAGGATTTATAACTTTACATGATTTTGCAAGAAAACTCTCATATTTATAACTGTCATGATACATTTGCTTTCGGAGATTTCGTCTATACACGTCATTAgagcagtcccaacccataacactagacatggttttcataaactccacatcatcaagaaactagtactagagaCTACTCTTTCAATGCAAACAACACTATTATCTCGCATGATATCTtgaatgttgtgtagaaaccatgtcttacataagacatggtttccttctctttcttcatttattcacttgccacatcattttttttgttctagGTGACAACTTATTTAATACTTTGGACACTATCATAGTAATTGGGTTGGGAATACCCTTAATCAGGTGCAGCGTCTAGCGACATTGATCGAAAGCAATCCGGCAGCAGGCCAACTGCTTGCAGCCATCAACTTATCGTAATTATCGCCTGGCCGTTGATACTTTCCAGtcactgtatatatatatatatatatatatatatatatatatatatatatatatatatatatatatatatatatatatatatatatatatatatatatatatatatatatatatatatatatatatatatatatatatatatatatatatatatatatataggacactcatatggggcaccatggtgcccgggcaccatggtatctaatgcacaaaatcactcaaatttttcaaaattttcaaattgtgagtatatacctagttataataatttgattcatacctatacttatcaacaaaacaactcaaatttaactttatttcacaatccatgattacatacctaactaattatatgtatggatgctatatacctagaatcaacatctaacaaaaacaagttcaaattcagttcaaacttgctttaaacttgttagtaaagtagttaatgttaatacctaagtaattgaaaaagttttaattgcatttgaattaggtatatactcaatttcaacaatggtgcccgggcaccatggagcaccaaacaaatttactatatatatatatataatagattaagTTACCTTtaaattttcttctcttcaCTATTTCTCTTACTTATACATTCAATGTGTTTATCTTAAAACACGTATAGAGTTAACTCTTACTATACGAGAGCTAACgcattttttctcttttttaagaTAAGTTTATAGCTGATTTATCCTTGTTCTCATGGGACGCCATATGGTTGTCAGACTATCACACAGTAACCGATACGATTAGGCATCTCCCTTTCACGAGAAAAAGGCATTCGCCCCTCTAAGATAGACTGATAAGTGATAGTGAGTTCAtctgttaaacttgctctgagAACTTACTTCCTGcgcaaaaaggaaaaacaaataaactagAATTTGTTATGACACAGTAGAGTACaatgaatttaaaaaaatatatatttagattattGTATTAGTTTACATCGCATCTAAATTTAGGTTAACTTTTTCCGACAAAAGGGTACTGTACGTTGCAAGTTGCGATACGTGACAAGTTAGCCCTCTGTTTTAGTGCAATTTACTGTGTGCCACATGCACCTGTGATTAGCCCACAGCTTCCAAGGGTTCGATCGGCAAATCGAGACTGAACCCAATCCTGTGATCCTGTCAGCAATTTTGTCTCATATTTTTTGGAGCTTAATGGTGCGACGTGACTCATGTCCTCATGGGTCAAGGAGAAAATCGTCAGGTTAAACAAATCGTTTGATTACGTGTATTTCTCGAATGGGCACTTTTGAGTGTTACATAATTAAGCTTTTGATGAGTGAGACAGTGAACCAGTGATGCTAGTTCTTTCCTGCGGGAGGAAGGGAAGGTATATATCTATCCATTCATATAGCATGCGTGGCTACGACATCATCCACCGTTCGTTTTGGCATCGAGATGTGGCGCAACTTATAGTAGCTTATCTCGCAGGAGAAAAGTGATTGATTGTGAATCTGATCCTTATCTCTCGCTTGTACTTCGTAGTAGATAATTCGGTCATGTAGCACTAGTGCACTATGACACTATCTTAGAGGGGTGTTTTGATTCAGGGACCAAACTTTAGTCTatgtcacattgaatgtttggacactaatttacagtattaaacataaactacttacaaaactaattgcataataaataagagctaatccACGAGACAAATGTTTTAAGTctaaataatctataattagagaatgtttactgtagcatcacataggctaatcatgaattaattaggctcaatagatttatTTTGCGAATTAGTCTAGGGTTATAAAATAGATTTTAtcattagtttacgtttaatacttataattaatattaaacatccgatgtgacggaTTAACCCATCCAAACTCCCCCTTAGGCGTCAGGCTTTACTCCATCTGCGAATTAGTAGCATTATTATTTTCGTTAAGACTCTGCAGTCAGAGCTCTCATTTCATGGAGAGCTGACGGGATCATAACCTATTTGGTCGTTCTCAGAGGTATCTTCAATTGTTCATTTGGCCATTCATCGGTCCGATTATCAAAGATGCCTCCACGGCTGCACCCAAATAAAAATATCGGCTTTATTGTTTCCCTTATATTTATGCTTATATAAACCACCGTTTATTAGTAagttaaaattaatttagtaaAATTAGTATATACATGTTATTAGCGATTATTGTAAAATAAACCATAATAAAAATCCACAAAAtcaactataaaattaaaatttataaaatttaacaTATAAGCATATAAACGAGCTCTATTGGATTACTCGTCAACAATGTTACAATCATGAACATATCGATCGAGAAATTTAATTACACAAAACACTACAAAGGGACTCGGTTTGCTTTTTTCCCTCTACCTAATCCAAAGACCATCCGTTGCAGCCATACAAATCCGGTGTGCTACGTGCGCTCGAAACAGCCTGCATCCCTGCATCGCGGGAACCAAAACCGACAGTAACCGCAGGACATTTCGCCCTATCCACTCCGATCCACTGCACCCCGCACCTCAGCGAGGCCACTTGACGAGCAAACAGCCAACAAAGCAGCAGCTGATTCCGATCCTTTCGTCCGAGCCGACCACTAGCTACCACTCGAGCTGGCGGCGGTCGCCGTCGCGAAAAGCAGACGTGGAGAGGCTATCCAGGCTTTTCCCCTTTGATCCCCTCGCCTTCTCGTCCGCccgtgctgccgccgcccgccgataTCTTCGGGCTAGCATCGGGTTCGCCTCGCGTTCATAAACGTTTTTCTAATCTCTTTTTTGCTTGCTTTTTTTTCGCCTTAACGCGGCCCGGGCGGAGGGGGCCGCTTTCGGGGTGTCGCTTAGGACGAGGATCCTCTGTAATCGAAGTCACGTGACTTTATTATTGATATATAAACCCGATAATATTTAAGTTCATATGACAAAGTTACTGTGCATTTGTTCATTTGACTGAAGAGAATCTTAATCAGTCGGCTATCGCGTTCTATGCGTATCTGTGGGTCTTTGGAGGAGCTGGACGAACGCACGCCATCGGCCGCCATGTGAGCTTATTTTGCTCTTTCGGCTGTGTGGAATTCTTATCCGGTTTTGCACGGAGATATGGCGATGATTAGTTGGGGTATTATTATACTCCTATTTGGGGAAGGGGTCTTAATTAAGGTGGTACGGAGTCTAATACGTTTGACGCGATTGCGTAGCCCAGGAGGAGACCAAGATTGCAAACTGGTGTGACTGCCAATGGAAAAAATAAGTTTACTTGTTtcgttccaaaaaaaatcaaaatcaacctATATAAAAATGTGGCTCATCTTAGATTAATTTcttttgaaatggagagagtaattaaTAGCAGTAGGCCAGTACAATCTTCTTCACATCTTAGAAGTAGCCTGAATTTTCACAATCAGTTCATTGTATTTACAGATTTGTAGAATCGCTAAGAGCACCGGCAACAGTAAAATaatgtgctatctataaaacatgtatatctcagcaatagactagattaatagtaaaccacttcaatggtatgtttACATGtatatctatagctctctaatccattgcctcgtttttctctatagactatctaaAGATTAGTAGATAGCGTTGCTCTCCctcttcatttaatcttttccaattaagaaaatatgctgacatagatATATTGTAGAGAGTCTATAGATAACAATTCTGGGTGCCCTAATAGTTCATCACATATGTGCTCATGCTAATCTGCAACAGCATAATGATCGTATTAGCCCTGACCTGTCATCCGCGACAGGCTGCCTGCACGACCGACCGTTATCATCAATCATCATCGATCCGTTGCTGGTCCCGCTgagccgtgggccccacgtcgTCATCCGCAACCCGCCTAC
The Oryza sativa Japonica Group chromosome 6, ASM3414082v1 DNA segment above includes these coding regions:
- the LOC4341657 gene encoding uncharacterized methyltransferase At2g41040, chloroplastic encodes the protein MELAVRAAAAASCSSGASLQLPRARAPLRLLGHRRLPARRVAVEAAAIAVEPENKVPQSNNSEAEVFACPVCYEPLIRKGPSGINLPSIYRSGFKCSKCNKSFTSKDIFLDLTVTSGTKEYSELKPARTELFRSPLVSFLYERGWRQNFNRSGFPGLDEEFQMAQDYFQSVAGGVLLDVSCGSGLFTRKFAKSGSYSAVIALDFSENMLCQCYEFIQQDDTLVNTNLALVRADISRLPFASSSIDAIHAGAAIHCWPSPSNAVAEISRVLRPGGVFVATTFLSSPRNNPFSVEALRPLRQIVGPVNTSYNYFTEGELEDLCKSCGLVNYSSKVQRSFIMFSGQKP